The Corynebacterium confusum genome has a window encoding:
- a CDS encoding helix-turn-helix transcriptional regulator, which yields MTDPARLPRPATDLFPEALALSPKQREVLDVVGSFTDGATAAQVAERLGMHVNTARGHLDELQAAGAVATVTARSHGRGRPSLIFRVRVPDNQAIASEYVSLVTVLLDQLADDAELADYGSPRAREIGRQWARTLEQTGPASAVQMQARLRAMGFDPEQTKQGLCLHACPFVSAGAAPTPFLCAVHEGYLQEMTAASDGEPTVRLHPLTDSGTCLITQD from the coding sequence ATGACCGATCCTGCCCGCCTGCCCCGCCCCGCAACGGATCTCTTCCCGGAGGCGCTCGCGCTGTCGCCGAAACAGCGCGAGGTACTCGACGTGGTGGGTTCCTTCACCGACGGCGCCACCGCGGCCCAGGTCGCCGAGCGGTTAGGCATGCACGTCAACACCGCCCGCGGGCACCTCGACGAGCTGCAGGCCGCCGGGGCCGTCGCGACGGTTACCGCCCGCTCCCACGGGCGCGGGCGCCCCTCCCTCATCTTCCGGGTCCGGGTGCCGGATAACCAGGCCATCGCCAGCGAATACGTCAGCCTGGTCACCGTGCTGCTCGACCAGCTGGCTGATGATGCCGAGCTCGCCGACTACGGCTCACCCCGCGCCCGCGAGATTGGGCGCCAGTGGGCGAGGACGCTGGAACAAACGGGGCCGGCATCGGCGGTACAGATGCAGGCCCGGCTGCGCGCCATGGGCTTCGACCCCGAGCAGACCAAGCAGGGTCTGTGCTTGCACGCCTGCCCCTTCGTTTCTGCCGGGGCGGCCCCCACGCCGTTTTTGTGCGCGGTCCACGAGGGCTACCTGCAGGAGATGACCGCCGCCTCCGACGGGGAGCCCACCGTGCGGCTCCACCCGCTCACGGACAGCGGCACCTGCCTTATCACCCAGGATTAG
- a CDS encoding homoserine dehydrogenase, with protein sequence MAATTQGTIRTAKGEGETVGIALLGFGTVGAEVFRLLGENADAFAHRIGGPAEIRGVAVSNVGKKPRPGVPQELLTDDARALVARDDIDLVVEVIGGIDYPRELVLAALRAGKSVVTANKALVAAHADELAEAADASNVDLYFEAAVAAAIPVVGMLRRSLAGDQIQRISGIVNGTTNFILDAMESTGASYEEALAEATRLGYAEADPTADVEGHDAASKAAIMASLGFHTRVKFEDVHCEGITNITAEDIEAAEQAGYSIKLLAICERITDKEGKEAVNARVHPTLVAKSHPLASVSESYNAIFVEAEAAGSLMFYGNGAGGNPTASAVLGDVVGAARNIVHGGRAPGENTYANLPIASFGEVRTRYHIDMTVNDRIGVLAEIANVFSTNDVSLRTVRQEDGDDEARLVIVTHSAQEHLLADIVDQLGALPDVLAVNSVIRLGS encoded by the coding sequence ATGGCAGCCACCACGCAGGGAACTATCCGCACGGCTAAGGGCGAGGGCGAGACCGTCGGAATTGCGCTGCTGGGATTCGGCACCGTGGGCGCGGAGGTCTTCCGACTGCTCGGGGAGAACGCCGACGCCTTTGCGCACCGCATCGGCGGCCCGGCCGAGATCCGCGGGGTGGCCGTGTCCAACGTGGGCAAGAAGCCGCGCCCGGGCGTTCCCCAAGAGCTTCTGACCGACGATGCCCGCGCGCTCGTCGCCCGCGACGACATCGACTTGGTCGTGGAGGTCATCGGCGGCATCGACTACCCGCGCGAGCTGGTCTTGGCCGCCCTGCGCGCCGGCAAGTCCGTGGTCACCGCCAACAAGGCGCTGGTCGCCGCCCACGCCGACGAGCTGGCCGAGGCCGCCGATGCCTCCAACGTCGACCTCTACTTCGAGGCCGCCGTCGCCGCCGCCATCCCGGTGGTCGGCATGCTGCGCCGCTCTCTGGCCGGGGACCAGATCCAGCGTATCTCCGGCATCGTCAACGGCACGACCAACTTCATCCTGGACGCGATGGAATCCACGGGTGCGTCCTACGAGGAGGCGCTGGCGGAGGCGACCCGCCTGGGCTATGCCGAGGCCGATCCGACCGCCGACGTCGAGGGCCACGACGCCGCCTCCAAGGCCGCCATCATGGCCTCGCTGGGCTTCCACACCCGCGTGAAGTTCGAGGACGTCCACTGCGAGGGGATCACCAACATCACCGCCGAGGACATCGAGGCCGCCGAGCAGGCCGGCTATTCCATCAAGCTGCTGGCTATCTGCGAGCGGATCACCGATAAGGAAGGCAAGGAAGCAGTGAACGCGCGCGTGCACCCCACCCTCGTGGCGAAGTCGCACCCGCTGGCCTCGGTCAGCGAGTCCTACAACGCCATCTTCGTCGAGGCCGAGGCGGCCGGTTCGCTGATGTTCTACGGCAACGGCGCCGGCGGTAACCCGACCGCCTCCGCCGTGCTGGGCGACGTGGTCGGCGCGGCCCGCAACATCGTCCACGGCGGCCGCGCCCCGGGCGAGAACACCTACGCCAACCTGCCGATCGCCTCCTTCGGCGAGGTGCGCACCCGCTACCACATCGACATGACGGTCAACGACCGGATCGGCGTGCTGGCCGAAATCGCCAACGTCTTCTCGACCAACGACGTCTCCCTGCGCACCGTCCGCCAGGAGGACGGCGACGACGAGGCCCGCCTGGTAATCGTCACGCACTCCGCCCAAGAGCATCTGCTGGCCGACATTGTGGACCAGCTGGGGGCCCTGCCGGACGTGCTGGCCGTCAACTCGGTCATCCGCCTGGGCAGCTAG
- the thrB gene encoding homoserine kinase, with translation MSTELQVGTKAIVKVPASSANLGPGYDTLGLAVTLYDTVEVEVTESGLEVVIFGEGEEDLPRDGSHLVVKALRSGLNAADVEAPGLRVVCTNAIPQSRGLGSSAAAAVAGVAAANGLAGFPLDEDKVVQLSSAFEGHPDNAAASVLGQMVVSWMTVPVDGRSLPEYRARCLPVHPDIRATALVPDFHASTQAVRRVLPSHVTHSDAAFNVSRTAVQVAALTNHPALLLEGTRDRLHQPYRADVLPVTAEWVNRLRNRGFPAYLSGAGPTVMVLHTDPIPEAVLDDARDQGLRVLPLEIAGPVEVEVTQA, from the coding sequence ATGAGCACCGAACTGCAAGTCGGGACCAAGGCGATTGTCAAGGTGCCGGCCTCCTCGGCCAACCTGGGCCCGGGCTACGACACCCTGGGCCTGGCCGTCACGCTCTATGACACGGTCGAGGTCGAGGTCACCGAGTCCGGCCTCGAGGTGGTCATCTTCGGCGAGGGCGAGGAAGACCTCCCGCGCGACGGATCGCACCTGGTGGTCAAGGCGTTGCGCTCGGGGCTCAACGCCGCCGACGTCGAAGCACCGGGCCTGCGCGTGGTCTGCACCAACGCCATCCCGCAGTCGCGCGGCCTGGGCTCGTCCGCGGCCGCCGCGGTCGCCGGCGTGGCCGCGGCCAACGGGCTGGCCGGCTTCCCGCTCGACGAGGACAAGGTGGTCCAGCTGTCCTCGGCCTTCGAGGGCCACCCCGACAACGCCGCCGCGTCGGTGCTGGGCCAGATGGTGGTCTCCTGGATGACGGTCCCGGTCGACGGCCGCTCACTGCCCGAGTACCGCGCGCGTTGCCTGCCGGTGCACCCGGACATCCGCGCCACCGCGCTGGTGCCGGACTTCCACGCCTCCACCCAGGCCGTGCGGCGCGTGCTGCCCTCGCACGTCACGCACAGCGATGCCGCCTTCAACGTCTCCCGCACCGCCGTCCAGGTGGCAGCGTTGACCAACCACCCGGCTCTGCTCCTAGAGGGCACCCGCGACCGCTTGCACCAGCCCTACCGCGCCGACGTGCTGCCGGTCACCGCGGAGTGGGTCAACCGCCTGCGCAACCGCGGTTTCCCGGCCTACCTGTCCGGCGCCGGCCCGACCGTCATGGTCCTGCATACCGACCCCATCCCGGAGGCCGTGCTCGACGATGCCCGCGACCAGGGCCTGCGGGTCCTCCCGCTGGAAATCGCCGGGCCGGTGGAGGTCGAGGTCACCCAGGCCTAA
- a CDS encoding ATP-binding cassette domain-containing protein: MATTATSAATATTPPRPARTPAPVAFGLIGIIAVGFILFPIIALAVRVPWARMGEILARPEVHDLLKVSLAAAAQSTVLTMILGTGLAVWMQQLGRGGLATRLLVFLPLAMPPVVGGLALTAAIGRRGLLGPWLEAIDLHFAFAFPGVVVAQMFVSLPFVVVAVDSALRQIDGEVLASAHGIGMSPGRVLWKVTLPLVAPSIATGAGLAFARSLGEFGTTLTFAGSMPGVTRTMPLGIYLEREVDTEAAYALAAILIGLALVCLALAGLPVLLGRKPRPHARTITEMDVERLRELTRPPEDPTPVTVEGTTLPAGRVSAIVGQNGSGKTTLMRRAAGQLRGQVAIGDRTVDDAAGQFVPPHQRRVVMVTQSPGLPPRASVVEAVTMASRDHALATQLLEAAGLSDLADVDVPSLSGGQAAQVALVRALATRPSVLILDEPLAALDVAAAARWRRFFHASRHDHTVLMVTHNLLDIQRLAEHLVVMESGQTVASGPTSQLLAAPPTEFVARVSGLNRATGTCEVVHADTARVAAGGATLIGATTAHLRPQQEVVVTFPPEDARLSAHPVARAENCWPGTVQAVEARSLTTFLVTLDCPFGQVRVSHAEAPAVGEEVYCQVDPQAVHISPNEY, from the coding sequence GTGGCTACTACCGCTACTTCAGCTGCTACGGCTACTACCCCACCGCGCCCCGCCCGCACGCCCGCCCCTGTGGCGTTCGGGCTCATCGGGATCATCGCGGTGGGGTTTATCCTGTTCCCCATCATCGCCCTGGCCGTGCGCGTGCCCTGGGCGCGCATGGGGGAGATCCTGGCCCGCCCCGAGGTCCACGACCTGCTCAAGGTCTCCCTCGCCGCGGCGGCCCAGTCGACCGTTCTGACCATGATCTTGGGCACCGGCCTGGCGGTCTGGATGCAACAGCTCGGCCGCGGCGGGCTCGCCACCCGCCTGCTGGTTTTTCTCCCGCTCGCGATGCCCCCTGTCGTCGGCGGCCTCGCCCTTACCGCCGCCATCGGCCGGCGCGGCCTGCTGGGGCCCTGGCTGGAGGCGATAGACCTGCACTTCGCCTTCGCCTTCCCCGGCGTCGTGGTGGCGCAGATGTTTGTCTCCCTGCCGTTCGTGGTCGTCGCCGTTGATTCGGCGCTGCGCCAAATCGACGGGGAGGTGCTGGCCTCGGCCCACGGCATCGGGATGAGCCCCGGCCGCGTGCTGTGGAAAGTCACCCTGCCGCTGGTCGCGCCGTCTATCGCCACGGGCGCCGGGCTGGCTTTCGCGCGCTCTCTGGGTGAGTTCGGCACGACGCTGACCTTCGCCGGCTCGATGCCAGGTGTCACGCGCACGATGCCCCTGGGCATCTACCTGGAACGCGAGGTCGACACGGAGGCCGCCTACGCGCTTGCGGCCATCCTCATCGGCCTGGCGCTAGTCTGCCTGGCGCTGGCCGGCCTGCCGGTGCTTCTGGGCCGCAAGCCCCGCCCGCACGCCCGCACCATCACCGAGATGGACGTCGAGCGCCTGCGCGAGCTCACCCGCCCACCGGAGGATCCCACCCCGGTCACGGTGGAGGGCACGACCCTGCCAGCCGGGCGCGTGAGCGCCATCGTGGGCCAGAACGGTTCGGGCAAGACCACGCTCATGCGCCGGGCGGCCGGCCAGCTGCGCGGACAGGTCGCTATTGGGGACCGGACCGTGGACGACGCGGCCGGCCAGTTCGTGCCGCCGCACCAGCGCCGCGTCGTCATGGTCACCCAGTCGCCGGGCCTGCCGCCGCGGGCGAGCGTGGTCGAGGCCGTCACCATGGCCAGCCGCGACCACGCGCTGGCCACCCAGCTGCTGGAGGCGGCGGGCCTCAGCGACCTGGCCGACGTCGACGTGCCCTCCCTGTCGGGCGGGCAGGCCGCCCAGGTCGCGCTCGTGCGGGCGCTGGCCACCCGGCCGTCCGTGCTCATCCTGGACGAGCCACTGGCCGCCCTCGATGTGGCCGCCGCCGCCCGGTGGCGCCGCTTCTTCCACGCCAGCCGCCACGACCACACCGTGCTGATGGTCACGCACAACCTGCTGGACATCCAGCGTCTGGCCGAGCACCTGGTGGTCATGGAATCCGGCCAGACCGTAGCTAGCGGGCCCACGAGCCAGCTGCTTGCTGCCCCGCCGACGGAGTTCGTGGCGCGGGTCAGCGGCCTCAACCGGGCCACCGGCACCTGCGAAGTCGTCCACGCGGACACCGCGCGGGTGGCCGCCGGCGGGGCCACGCTCATCGGGGCCACCACCGCGCACCTGCGCCCCCAGCAAGAGGTTGTCGTGACCTTTCCGCCCGAGGACGCGCGGCTGTCCGCCCACCCAGTGGCCCGCGCGGAGAACTGCTGGCCGGGCACCGTCCAGGCGGTGGAGGCGCGGTCGCTGACCACCTTTTTGGTCACGCTCGACTGCCCGTTCGGCCAGGTGCGCGTCTCCCACGCCGAGGCCCCGGCCGTGGGGGAGGAAGTCTACTGTCAGGTGGACCCGCAGGCAGTTCACATCAGCCCCAACGAGTACTAA